The Panthera uncia isolate 11264 chromosome C1 unlocalized genomic scaffold, Puncia_PCG_1.0 HiC_scaffold_3, whole genome shotgun sequence genome includes a region encoding these proteins:
- the ATP5MC3 gene encoding ATP synthase F(0) complex subunit C3, mitochondrial: MFACAKLACTPALIRAGSRVAYRPISASVLSRPETRTEEGSTVFNGSRTGVSHLIQREFQTSAVSRDIDTAAKFIGAGAATVGVAGSGAGIGTVFGSLIIGYARNPSLKQQLFSYAILGFALSEAMGLFCLMVAFLILFAM; the protein is encoded by the exons ATGTTCGCCTGCGCCAAGCTCGCCTGCACCCCTGCTCTG aTCCGAGCTGGATCCAGAGTTGCATACAGACCAATTTCTGCATCAGTGTTATCTCGACCAGAGACTAGGACTGAAGAG GGCTCTACGGTATTTAATGGGTCCAGGACTGGTGTGTCCCACCTAATCCAAAGGGAGTTTCAGACCAGTGCAGTCAGCAGAGATATCGATACTGCTGCCAAATTTATTGGTGCAGGTGCTGCCACTGTGGGAGTGGCTGGTTCTGGTGCTGGTATTGGAACAGTCTTTGGCAGCCTTATCATTGGTTATGCCAG AAATCCTTCGCTGAAGCAGCAGCTGTTCTCATATGCTATCCTGGGATTTGCCTTGTCTGAAGCTATGGGTCTCTTTTGTTTGATGGTtgctttcttgattttgtttgcCATGTAA